A single region of the Latilactobacillus curvatus JCM 1096 = DSM 20019 genome encodes:
- a CDS encoding YlbG family protein, with product MTLEITQRQGIVVWLYSLRQVKQLRRYGLVYYTSKRMKYVYLYVDMADAETVMQRLKKLHYVKRVTPSERPAIDMDFSNRVGRSDQEIADAAELEE from the coding sequence AAATCACACAACGCCAAGGAATTGTCGTCTGGCTCTATTCATTACGACAAGTAAAGCAATTACGCCGTTACGGACTTGTGTATTACACCTCGAAGCGAATGAAATATGTTTATCTATACGTAGATATGGCAGATGCCGAAACTGTTATGCAACGGTTAAAAAAATTACACTACGTCAAACGAGTGACCCCTTCTGAAAGACCAGCTATTGATATGGATTTCAGTAATCGAGTAGGACGCTCAGATCAAGAAATTGCCGATGCGGCAGAATTAGAGGAGTAA
- the rsmD gene encoding 16S rRNA (guanine(966)-N(2))-methyltransferase RsmD: MRIIAGEFGGRKLKAVPGMKTRPTTDKVKEAMFSMLGQFFDGGQALDLYAGSGGLAIEAVSRGMDHAYLVDRQYAAIQTIEENVAVTKMPECFTIWKMPAEKALVKLADAGVQFDLILLDPPYKEQQMLLQLQQFVEMGLLAPDATILCETDTTVDYPTDIPHYILKRQQNYGITEVAIFKFIG, translated from the coding sequence ATGCGGATTATTGCAGGAGAATTTGGGGGTCGCAAGTTAAAAGCTGTCCCTGGGATGAAAACACGGCCAACAACGGACAAGGTTAAAGAAGCAATGTTTAGTATGTTGGGGCAATTTTTTGACGGTGGGCAGGCGCTTGATTTATATGCCGGTAGCGGTGGTCTCGCAATTGAAGCCGTTTCACGCGGTATGGATCATGCTTATTTAGTTGATCGCCAATATGCAGCGATTCAAACGATTGAAGAAAACGTTGCGGTTACTAAAATGCCAGAATGCTTTACAATCTGGAAGATGCCAGCTGAAAAAGCGTTGGTGAAACTAGCGGATGCTGGTGTTCAATTCGATTTAATTTTATTAGATCCACCCTACAAGGAACAACAGATGTTGCTTCAGTTACAACAATTCGTCGAAATGGGGTTATTAGCACCAGACGCGACGATTCTTTGCGAAACCGATACGACGGTTGATTATCCAACTGACATTCCGCATTACATACTGAAACGGCAACAGAATTATGGGATTACAGAAGTAGCAATCTTTAAATTTATTGGTTAG
- the coaD gene encoding pantetheine-phosphate adenylyltransferase: MPKIALFPGSFDPFTNGHLDTVERASHLFDQVIIAVMTNAAKQPLFDATTKVELIEAATQHLDNVKVIAQSKTLTATFAKEVGARYLIRGIRNANDFEHERDIAALNQTQDADLETVLLLAKQEFAFISSSMVKEIATFGGQVEQLVPPVVASALAQKLGPESD; the protein is encoded by the coding sequence ATGCCGAAAATTGCATTATTTCCGGGAAGTTTTGACCCGTTTACAAATGGGCATCTCGATACTGTTGAACGGGCAAGTCACTTGTTTGACCAAGTGATTATCGCGGTAATGACTAACGCTGCTAAACAACCGTTATTTGACGCAACTACTAAGGTTGAACTGATTGAAGCGGCGACGCAACACTTGGATAACGTTAAGGTAATCGCACAATCGAAGACGTTGACGGCAACCTTTGCTAAAGAAGTCGGTGCGCGATATTTGATTCGTGGTATTCGGAATGCCAATGATTTTGAGCATGAACGTGATATTGCGGCGTTGAATCAGACACAAGATGCTGATTTAGAAACGGTGTTATTATTAGCAAAGCAAGAATTTGCTTTTATTTCATCAAGTATGGTGAAGGAAATTGCAACGTTTGGTGGGCAGGTTGAACAATTGGTGCCGCCGGTTGTCGCGTCTGCGCTTGCACAAAAATTAGGACCTGAAAGTGATTAA